Genomic DNA from Diorhabda carinulata isolate Delta chromosome 10, icDioCari1.1, whole genome shotgun sequence:
TATAGATATTGAGTATGAAGCTCTATCTTCCACGGTTTTGGAAATATGAGCAAAGATAGAGGTGCAATGtcattaaaaacattaataaaactTAAACGCTCTGTATATGGGAAACAAAAAGcagtagaaaattgaaatattcgtGGTTTATAGAGCAAATCTTCCTGAATCTATAGACATTTAGTATGAAGCTCTATCTTCCACGGTTTTGGAAATATGAGCAAAGATAGAGGTGCAATGTCATTAAAAACACTAATAAAACTTTAACGCTCTGTACATTGGAAACTTGGAGcggtagaaaattgaaattctcaCAGTCTATAGAGTAAATCTTGCTTAATCTATGGAGATTTAGTATGAAGCTCTATCTTTAAGGGTTTTGGAAATATGAGCAAAATTAGAGGTGCAATAtcattaaaaacataataaaacttAAACGCTCTGTATATGGGAAACAAAAAGcagtagaaaattgaaatattcgtGGTTTATAGAGCAAATCTTCCTGAATCTATAGACATTTAGTATGAAGCTCTATCTTCCACGGTTTTGGAAATATGAGCAAAATTAGAGGTGCAATAtcattaaaaacataataaaacttAACGCCTTGTATCTCGTAAACAAGaatcagtaaaatattgaaattctcaCTGTTTATAGAGCAAATCTTTCGAAATCTATAGACATCCAGCTCAATTTCTTACGATGTTGcataaaaaagataattatcTATATATACGAGGCGATACCGAAAATTATATTCTgaatttcatcaatttgatattttccatttttcaccttaaaaacgacataaaaaaatttcggtCTTCGAtcgaaaaaagtggtttttgactttttttctcTCGAAATTAAGAACAAGGACGCGATTCTTTATAAGGTAATCTTTTGATGTGAGGTCGGTTGATATAACCTCGTTAAAAGTAAATAATCAccattttctcataataattatataccGGCTGTCCCAATTAAGCAAGGGCAATAATTTCGTGAATGTATCTATTTTTCGAATACCACtcgtattttaaaattatcgtGGATATAAAATACATCGGATCTGATGTATTTTCGAAATTCTTCTGACGGGATATGAGAATGTGATGGAAAAATAACAACTTgggaatttactttttttttaggttatttttaGCTTCTTGGACAGACGAACGTTCAATTTCACGTTTGTCTGGGATTTTGTCGgtcgattttatttaaatatatcgaaaattcCGAAATACATTCGacgttttttcgaaatttcatgtaaatttccatatttttcgtttaatatACGATGAAAGTGCAATTGTATAATGATGTAGCAAAAAtttcgatttcttcttcttgtttactaattttttttttcaaaaacgtgAAACGGATcgtgaaaaataaaacagttcATTCACTTCTTGACTAGGTTTTCGAAATATGAATGGAACGGATGTTAGTATGTATTTCGAGCAAAAATAGAAGGTAATATGAAAGATAGTAAAATGGTTATACATTTTTTGGTGATATTCGGGagtaaaaataagaattttactGTATTTTTGATTTACAGGGCGTCGAAGTAATAAAATTCGACGTACAAAAGTTTTGATGAACTTTGAAACCCTGTATATcggaaactaaaaatatttcaaatatgaaaatcgCACAGAATATTAAGTGATTCTTCATAAATTGATAGATTCATAGTATAAAGCTCTATTTTTTACGGTTTTTGAGATATGAGTAATTGTAGAGGTgcaatatcattaaaaatattaataaaaaattgacgccCTGTATCTCCGAAACAAGAAgctatagaaaattttaattcttgGAAGACATGAAGCAAATGTTTGTGAATCTATGGATATTAACCATAAAGCTCTATTTTTACGGTTTTGAGAATATGAGCAAAAATAGAGGCGCAATATCATAAAAAAGGTTAATAAAACTTTGACGGTCCATATCTCGAAAACAAGAAGCggttgaaaattgaaattttcttggTTTATAGAGAAAATCTTCCTGAATCTATAGACATTGAGTATGAAGCTCTATCTTTCACGGTTTTGGGAATATGAGCTAAGATAGAGGTGCAAtgtctttaaaaacatttataaaacttAAACGCTCTGTATATCGGAAACAAAAAGcgttataaaattgaaattttcgtgGTTTATGGAGCAATTCTTCCTGAATCTATAGACATTGAGTATGAAGCTCTATCTTTCACGGTTTTGGAAATATGAGCAAAAATAGAGGCGCAATATCACAAAAAAGGTTAATAAAACTTCGACGGTCCATATCTCGAAAACAAGAAGCggttgaaaattgaaattttcttggTTTATAGAGAAAATCTTCCTGAATCTATAGACATTGAGTATGAAGCTCTATCTTTCACGGTTTTGGGAATATGAGCTAAGATAGAGGTGCAAtgtctttaaaaacatttataaaacttAAACGCTCTGTATATCGGAAACAAAAAGcgttataaaattgaaattttcgtgGTTTATGGAGCAATTCTTCCTGAATCTATAGACATTGAGTATGAAGCTCTATCTTTCACGGTTTTGGAAATATGAGCAAAGATAGAGGTGCAAtgtctttaaaaacatttataaaacttAAACGCTCTGTATATCGGAAACAAAAAGcgttataaaattgaaattttcgtgGTTTATAGAGCAAATCTTCCTGAATCTATAGACATTGAGTATGAAGCTCTATCTTTCACGGTTTTGGGAATATGAGCTAAGATAGAGGTGCAAtgtctttaaaaacatttataaaacttAAACGCTCTGTATATCGGAAACAAAAAGcgttataaaattgaaattttcgtgGTTTATGGAGCAATTCTTCCTGAATCTATAGACATTGAGTATGAAGCTCTATCTTTCACGGTTTTGGAAATATGAGCAAAGATAGAGGTGCAATGTCATTAAAAACGTTAATAAAACTTATACGCTCTGTATATCGGAAACAAAAAGCAgtagaaaatcgaaattttcgtGGTTTATAGAGCAAATCTTCCCGAATCTATAGAAATTTCGTATACAGCTCTATCTTTAACGGTTTTGGAAATATAAGCATAATTCTAGGAACATACGTAAAAATCGAATCAAAAGTTTAACGCCCCGTATTTCGCAAGCTCAACCGATTccaattacaataattatcaattaaaaatctaaatagatatttttaaacaacGATCCACCGCCGTACACCGAAGTTACTTCAAAATGGTAATTTAAAACAAAGATAACACACTACGTAAAAGGTAATGACCTCCACCGACAATGGCCCTATTAGATTTATACACTGTTTCATGTATATTTTCGACTTCCCGTTCCGTTTAAGTAATTACAACACTGTATTCTTGTAATTGTTCGATACAAACACCcgttaaaaaaacaaagaagaatACCTGGGAATCTTTTAAACGGACTAGAccgaataattttttgttcattgttTATATTCCTTAGAATTCTCCGTTCGactatagtttttttatttatttgcagTTGGTAGTAATGTTTAAACGTCATATTTCATATCACTTCCTGTGGCGTTACAACGTGTGTGTCCATACAGGAAATAAGCGCAATTTCTAGTCAAAATAATGGTGCGGGGATGTcgtttattattatcattttaaataataattaatcaattttaatgagATTTTCCTCAATTTATAAACAGATTTAAAACGAGAATTGTAGACAACGATATTTTAAACTCgctgtcaaaaatattaaaaattataagttGAATGACAAATTCTACGTTGTGTGGtacaaatatatgaataaaaagacGTGGCAACGTTGTTTTTTCGTTACAATACTGGCGAAAAGTGTGTTTTTGTATTGGAATGTTATTTTTGTCTCGAGCAGACGAAAGGCACATTACTCGTTGAATAAACAAGGGGCTTTATGGCTTTAATTTGTCAAGAATTTGATGTATTCGTGGAAGCAGCTTGTTTGGTATTCACTGGGTGATTCGTGATATGAATATCATCGGTCAACATCGCCGAAATCGACGTATATGTCtcgatattataatttttatttgaggtACGAATAAAtcctaatttttataaaatatctctATGTGTAGTGGAAGATTCGCTTTATAAAATgtgagattttaaattttcatttgctTTTAGTTTTCTAAATATAGAGTGTTAAACTTTTAACAAATTGCACCTCTATCTTTGCTCATATTTCCGAAACCGTGAAAGATAGAGCTCCATATTTTATCTCTATAGATTCAGGAAGATTTGCTCTATAAACcacgaaaatttcaattttctactgCTTTTTGTTTCCGATATACAGAgcgtttaaattttattaatgtttttaatgaCGTTGCAGCTCTATCTTTGCTCATATTTCCAAAACCGTGAAAGATATAGCTTCATTCTCGATGTCTGTAGATTTAGGAAAATTTGTTCTATAAACCatggaaattttaattttctaccGTTTCTTGTTTCCGAGATACAGGGTTTTTTTAaggttttataaatatttttgatgataagCACCTCTAACTTTGCTCTAAGCTTTTGAACTTTCAAAAATAGAGCTTTCTACTATTATTTTCTAGATTTATAAAGAATCGCATCATAATTTGTGAACTTTTCAGATTACTAACTTCATTAGTTtccaatatacagggtattAAAGTTTTATCAATGTTTTTGATGGTAAGCACTTCTAAATTTGCTCTAACCTTCTGACCTTTCAAAAATAGAGCTTCATATGATAATTCCGTAGAGATATCGAAGTTTACTTTATAATctgtgaaatttttacaaatgtAACTTTATAAGTTTCcaatatacagggtcttgaaatttttaatacttcGAAAATGTAACTCCCATAACTTGTCTCGTATCTTTTGAACTCTCTAAAATAGAGCCTTATACTAAAATTCCATAGATTTATAGAAGTTTACGTTATAATGTgtgaaattttcacaaatataatttcattatatttcaatatacagggcCTCGAAATTTGTAATAGATCTTAAATAAAACTTTCGATGTTTGTATATAATTTCTTCAGCCCCTCGTATAAAAGCATCTaagtattaatgaaaaaaacacttttttgtacatttttttttctttcaattgaaaaaaaaattgaaaacgtaAAATTAGTGAACCATATCAGTGTATCGCTTACCTCGAaagatataaatatcaaaaccGGCATCCTTGACCTTGATTGTGTCGTGGGAGACTCAAAAACGATTCCTCGCAATTTTATCTCGACGAATTTATTTGTAACAACAAAAATACATATCAAATAACCCGAAAGAAATACGTCTACTTTTTCAATGTAGCCAAAATTTCGTTTTCCCTGTAAAGGTAATACGTTTCGTCGTTTTCCAGCTCGATTTTCACACCCTCGAAACTGGAAAGTACGACCTCGTCGCCTGGTTTCACCTTCACGGGCACCACGGCACCGTTGTCCTTAGTTTCACCAGGTCCTACAGACACCACCGTGGCTTTATGCAGTTTCGGTTTCGTACCTACAACACacagtcaaaaaaataaaaaactatttttgattttcttactACCCTCCGGTAACATAATTCCCCCTTCGGTGAAAACTATGGGTTCCGGTTTTTTCACCAACACCCTATTGAATAAGGGGATAACTTGTTTGTATTTCAATGCGTGTTTggacatttttattaattataatgacAGGTGCTGTCAATTTGGAATCAACTAGTCGTTAAATTGTAAATACGTCGAAATAAATCAGTCAAATATAGATTATAGAGATTTGTACTAGATTTCCAGTGATTCGGTGAGATTTGCTCTATAAACTATGAAAATTACAATGTTTTCGTGCTTTTTGTTTTAGAGATACAGGGCGTTAaagttttattgttaattatctCTAATTAGGCGCATATTTTTAAAACCGTGAGAGATAGAGCTTCGTActaaatttctataaattcgGGAAGAATTGCTTTACAAATATTCcgaattttaattttctaatgCTTCttgtttccgagatacggggcgttaaacttttacaatttgttttataatattcacCTCTAACTTGCCTCGTATTTCCAATATAGTAATAAATAGTGGTTTGTATTTAATCTCTATAGATTAAGGAATATTTGTTCTATAAACAATGAGAATTTCAGTTTGCTACTGCTTCTTTTTTCCGAGATACAAGGCGTCAAACTTTTTATCACTTTGTTTTATGATATGCACCTCTAACTTtgctcatattttcaaaaccatGAAAGATAGAGCTTTATACAAAATCTCTATAGATTCCGGAAGATTTAGTCTACAAATgatgataatttcaattttctcccCGTTTTTGTTTCCGAGATACAAGGCGTCAAACTTTTATCAGTTCGTTTTATAATATGCACCACTATTAATGCCTATATTCCCAATATCGTATCAAATAGAGCTTTATACTCAATACCTACCGATTTGGGAAGATTTTCTTCATAGatactgaaaatttcaattttctactaCTTTTCGTTTCCGAGATACGAGGCGTCAAACTTTTTATCACTTTGTTTTATGATATGCACCTCTAAATTtgctcatattttcaaaaccatGAAAGATAGAGCTTTATACAAAATCTCTATAGATTCCGGAAGATTTAGTCTACAAATGATGAGaatctcaattttttcccgATTTTTGTTTCCGAGATACAGAGAGTTAAACTTTTATTAATGTTACGTATATCTTTTAAcctaaattttcgaaaatacagTTCTATAGTTTAGCTCCATAGATGGCGATAGATGTAATCTATaactcaaaataatttcattcttaTTAATTAGACTGACATCTGTTGTCAATTAATAATCTGATCTAGTCGTTAAATTGTAAAAACGTCAAAACGAATCCGTCAAACATTTCCAAACGTTGTCGTTCGCGATGTCCGCCGCTCCGAAAATAGCCACCGCCgtgaaaatcaaaaagataGTACCGTTAATGAACAGGGTACTGATTAAAAAGGCCGAACCCGAAACTCAGACCAAAGGCGGTATAGTCCTACCGGACAAAACGAAAGTTAAATTACAAAGAGGCACAGTTTTGGCCGTTGGACCCGGTAATAAAACCGAGAACGGGCAGATAGTACCGGTTAACGTGTGTCCAGGTGACGAAGTGATCTTGGCAGATTACGGCGGTACCAAAATCGAATTGGACAAAGAcgaagtttattttttgtacAGAGAAAATGAAATCCTCgccaaattgaaagaataaacattaaaattactTATTGTATTCCACCTGTAATGTTTCCTTcgtgaaataaatagaaaaaaaaattttttaacgcgttattaatatacagggtgggtTAATTATCGAGGGGTAGTTTAGTACCACTTGGATTTGAGATTAATGGAGGATATGGTGGATTATCCTGTTTAGCATCCATCCTTGCAAAACCGTGAAACATAGAGCTTCATACTCAATCTCTATAGATTAAGGAAGATTTGTTCCATGAAACATGGAAATTTCAGTTTGCTAATGCGTCTTGTTTCCGAGATACAGGGCGTTAAACTTTAAAAAACGCTTTTATGATATTGCACCTCTTTCTTtgctcatattttcaaaaccgTGAAAAATAGAGCTTTGTACTCAATCTCTATAGATTCAGGAATATTTACTGTATAAAACATGAGAATTTTAGTTTGATACTACCTCTTGCTtctgatatacagggtgttgaagttttattattttttcaatggtATTGCACCTCTATCTTtgctcatattttcaaaaccgTGAAAGATAGAGCTTTGTACTCAATCTCTATAGGTTAAGGAAGATTTGCTccatgaaatatgaaaattacacAGTGTACTAATGCTTCTTGTTTCCGAGATACAGGGCGTTaaactttaattaacgtttttAAAGATATTGCACCTCTATCTTtgctcatattttcaaaaccgTGAAAGATAGAGCTTTGTACTCAATCTCTCTAGATTCAGGAATATTTACTGTATAAAACATGAGAATTTTAGTTTGATACTACCTCTTGCTtctgatatacagggtgttgaagttttattattttttcaatggtATTGCACCTCTATCTTtgctcatattttcaaaaccgTGAAAGATAGAGCTTTGTACTCAATCTCTATAGGTTAAGGAAGATTTGCTccatgaaatatgaaaattacacAGTGTACTAATGCTTCTTGTTTCCGAGATACAAGGCGTTaaactttaattaacgtttttAAAGATATTGCACCTCTATCTTtgctcatattttcaaaaccgTGAAAGATAGAGCTTTGTACTCAATCTCTGTAGATTCAGGAATATTTACTGTATAAAACATGAGAATTTTAGTTTGATACTACCTCTTGCTtctgatatacagggtgttgaagttttattattttttcaatggtATTGCACCTATAACTTTGCTCATATTTCCAGATTCTTGAAAGATAGAGCTCCATACTCAATCTCTATAGATTCAGGAAGATTTGTTCtatgaaacatgaaaatttaaatcttCTACTGCTTCTTGTTTCCGAGATACAGGGCGTTAaagttttattaacatttttaatgatattacaCCTCTATCTTTGCTCATATTTCCAAAACCGTGAAAGATAGAGCTTCATACCCAATCTCTATAGATTCaagaaggtttttttttataaaacatgagaatttgaattttccacGGCTCtctgttttcgagatatatcCACAAATCTAACTTTgacgaatttatttttataaggaCAATCTGTATAAAATGTTTCTCATACcctaattttctttaaaaaattcaaaaatcttgatATAGAGTGTTCagtttcgaaaaaaatcgtATATATTTGATTCGTTTCACTACttttgggacatcctgtatagatgaaaattaaactaaatcacaattttttttctaatatttccatttaaattacaaaatataatatttgcgAGTATTTtatgctttatttatttttttttaagcaGCTGGGTcgttctttataaaaataatttcgtataAAACTAGGTTAAGATGACGTACacgttaatattatttttcataataattccATATATCTTCATACATCAACTACAACTTTTAATATTGCCCTCGTAACATATTATATAACAGAACTTTCTcgatttgtaaaaaataattacgttcatattttaatttcaaggtgaatttttattgttcttaatacaagaaaacaattatactttttcgtaatttttgtacagattgtcgtttaaaaaaagatttaaatataaactagTTGCGTCatctttttatgaaaattataaactatACGTTAAAATCTATTATTTCGAAGTAGTTTTCTGTTTAAAGATATATCCGAAAAACGAAAGATGTCGCTAGTGATTCaatgattgaaataattcgtGTTCCGATATTAGAACGAGATACAAAGAAATTTATACGAGAGGCTGaagaaattatattcaaaaatcaaaCTTTAACAACTTATATTTcggaaataaaaacaaattaaaaattaaaattataacgatctatagatttaatatttatgaatcGATAGAGGTATAACACAAAGccgtattttttataattcaaaagaTATGATGCAAATACAAAATTCTAAACTGATTAAGTCATTTCCGGTAGCGCGATTCCAAACGTTAGCCATATTTTCTTCGTGgataaaccaaaatttttatttgattacttCGAGCTCTTTTTACAtcgaaatagaatttttttacgaaaaaaaaattaaagcaaaccgataaataaaaatatttgttcctCAAGACAATATGGCGGCTGAATGTGACGTCTGTCATGATTTAATCATACACAAAGTAATAATATGTCTACGAGATTTAATTCATTAGATCGTTCTATGCTTTTTGTTTGTCTATGTtaagaaacaatgtaaaaaaagaagagaattttttttggtaaatcgataaataagaattataattttacgTTTAATGAGatattatatttcaatgatgattaataaaaatttgaaacaacaaTAACGAGTGTTATTGATCACGTAACAACATCATTCCGAAATTTAATTCGGCTGTATAACCTTGTGTGAatagtatacataaaaaaaagaagaacgtCAAAGTTAAATAGTTTAGGTTAATACATGTAAACAACGCAAATAATTCCTATAAAACCGTTTCTATTGTAGACAACGAGAAATAATTCGGAAGAACCCCAACGATACCcccaaaataattcaaatatatacagTTCGATACGAAAATGTTCATCTAGAATAACCGAAGTTGAAAATATGATGCATCAAACTAAATTAGAGACGCTACAATGGCAATTAAAAGAAGTAAGTaacttttatattgaaaaatttcgatGTTTATAATTCGAAAATGACGTTGTAGACGCAAAAAAATAGGGATATGTACAGGGCCGTAATGAAGCAAGTCGTAACGTACTTGGAGAAAGTACATCACAGCTTAGAGTTATTAGGCAGTAGGATAAGTAGGAGGAATTCGATACATCGATCGAAATTCGAACAACGGTGAGTTTTTACTacaattgatgattattttttcttcacattTTCATTTTACGATTATTTAGGAAAGAACCGGAAGACGTGGATGAAATCCCGCCGGAAAAACTGGCTCAAGAAGCTTTCCGTTTACTGCGAACCGCGGAATCGTTGTTGAATACACAAGAACCCGACCTGGTGCCCGATAAAGACGCCGAATTCATGGAGCAGCTCGCCAGAGAGTTTCCCCCGCAGGAAATCAAACGCGCTACGTCGTTTTCGTTGTCTCCGAAGTTGATTGTGCCCGAAATTAGTACGACTTTCGACAGGTGCGcgatttttttcgatattttcgttttttttttatttcgatttttacgtttttctttCAGGAAATTGTCTTTGCAATTGGATGATGTCCGAAGGTGTGTCAAAAACGATTCGGGGATCGATAATAATGGGAAAATCGAGTCGATTTCGCCGGCGAACGGGAGTATTAGCTCGGTGGAGGACGAAAGCGGATTTTCGTCGATGAATTCGTTTCAAGAAGTGGGGCTGCCGGTGCTGAGTAGCACCGCGTCGGACGAGGTGAGAAATCTCTAATTCTGGTTGGTTTTTAGCGAAGAAACCATTTTGGGGGGATATTTGGTAGTTATATGCGTTTTTGTGGACAGGGCGTTGATAACGTTGAAAttcgagaatttttttttgaaatttcgtgTTTTTCTAGTcgattcaattaattttctgcTGAAAATTcaagatacag
This window encodes:
- the LOC130899138 gene encoding uncharacterized protein LOC130899138 gives rise to the protein MTDNFPYDLHSAFFENKNYKSCFARSIAEVSKELPVVHKKEEVRLRKTTRNNSEEPQRYPQNNSNIYSSIRKCSSRITEVENMMHQTKLETLQWQLKETQKNRDMYRAVMKQVVTYLEKVHHSLELLGSRISRRNSIHRSKFEQRKEPEDVDEIPPEKLAQEAFRLLRTAESLLNTQEPDLVPDKDAEFMEQLAREFPPQEIKRATSFSLSPKLIVPEISTTFDRKLSLQLDDVRRCVKNDSGIDNNGKIESISPANGSISSVEDESGFSSMNSFQEVGLPVLSSTASDEVSTKNALLRSMLRTSSPTFSTNPQESVITETVVNSDKQQPATSNDIKLWRKPAQHKRWNSSPAKETENNRNFKVLWV
- the LOC130899139 gene encoding 10 kDa heat shock protein, mitochondrial-like, producing MSAAPKIATAVKIKKIVPLMNRVLIKKAEPETQTKGGIVLPDKTKVKLQRGTVLAVGPGNKTENGQIVPVNVCPGDEVILADYGGTKIELDKDEVYFLYRENEILAKLKE
- the LOC130899140 gene encoding 10 kDa heat shock protein, mitochondrial-like; amino-acid sequence: MSKHALKYKQVIPLFNRVLVKKPEPIVFTEGGIMLPEGTKPKLHKATVVSVGPGETKDNGAVVPVKVKPGDEVVLSSFEGVKIELENDETYYLYRENEILATLKK